The Papaver somniferum cultivar HN1 chromosome 3, ASM357369v1, whole genome shotgun sequence genome includes a region encoding these proteins:
- the LOC113357684 gene encoding uncharacterized protein LOC113357684 isoform X1: MKCFLSKVHHSVFLSIIDIKDFLDMAVEGDVWQGFVSSLVSNTEEAEQGEDREDVLSPKDAAWVDSCLLNDAELSEDSWDAIKDVLIDIVSLQTTSQKAPVSETVEVYDNSDPMNEEYEDLGTAKFLGRIEDGYVPSNERAKIEELLGITDDDDMVSIIKRIEAAPFRDNSRKGFFSSYRDLDDTDVAADVDSEGEIVSLRKYF; the protein is encoded by the coding sequence ATGAAATGTTTCCTCTCTAAAGTCCACCACTCTGTATTTCTCTCTATCATTGACATTAAAGATTTTCTAGACATGGCAGTAGAAGGTGATGTCTGGCAAGGGTTTGTTTCTTCTCTTGTTTCAAACACTGAGGAGGCTGAACAGGGTGAGGACCGTGAGGATGTGCTATCACCAAAAGATGCAGCCTGGGTTGATTCTTGCCTGCTCAATGATGCTGAATTATCAGAAGATAGCTGGGATGCTATAAAGGATGTGTTAATAGACATTGTCAGCCTCCAAACAACTTCACAAAAAGCCCCAGTTTCTGAAACTGTAGAAGTTTATGACAACAGCGATCCAATGAATGAAGAGTATGAAGACTTAGGGACGGCTAAGTTTCTCGGTAGAATCGAGGATGGTTATGTTCCCAGCAATGAAAGGGCAAAAATTGAAGAGTTACTAGGAATAACAGATGACGATGACATGGTTTCCATTATCAAAAGGATAGAAGCTGCACCATTTCGAGATAACTCGCGAAAAGGATTTTTTTCAAGCTACCGGGATCTGGACGATACAGATGTTGCAGCGGATGTGGATTCAGAGGGTGAGATAGTCTCCCTCAGAAAATATTTTTAA
- the LOC113357684 gene encoding uncharacterized protein LOC113357684 isoform X2 — MAVEGDVWQGFVSSLVSNTEEAEQGEDREDVLSPKDAAWVDSCLLNDAELSEDSWDAIKDVLIDIVSLQTTSQKAPVSETVEVYDNSDPMNEEYEDLGTAKFLGRIEDGYVPSNERAKIEELLGITDDDDMVSIIKRIEAAPFRDNSRKGFFSSYRDLDDTDVAADVDSEGEIVSLRKYF; from the coding sequence ATGGCAGTAGAAGGTGATGTCTGGCAAGGGTTTGTTTCTTCTCTTGTTTCAAACACTGAGGAGGCTGAACAGGGTGAGGACCGTGAGGATGTGCTATCACCAAAAGATGCAGCCTGGGTTGATTCTTGCCTGCTCAATGATGCTGAATTATCAGAAGATAGCTGGGATGCTATAAAGGATGTGTTAATAGACATTGTCAGCCTCCAAACAACTTCACAAAAAGCCCCAGTTTCTGAAACTGTAGAAGTTTATGACAACAGCGATCCAATGAATGAAGAGTATGAAGACTTAGGGACGGCTAAGTTTCTCGGTAGAATCGAGGATGGTTATGTTCCCAGCAATGAAAGGGCAAAAATTGAAGAGTTACTAGGAATAACAGATGACGATGACATGGTTTCCATTATCAAAAGGATAGAAGCTGCACCATTTCGAGATAACTCGCGAAAAGGATTTTTTTCAAGCTACCGGGATCTGGACGATACAGATGTTGCAGCGGATGTGGATTCAGAGGGTGAGATAGTCTCCCTCAGAAAATATTTTTAA